A stretch of Spirosoma oryzicola DNA encodes these proteins:
- a CDS encoding bifunctional UDP-N-acetylmuramoyl-tripeptide:D-alanyl-D-alanine ligase/alanine racemase: MTTQELQLDKFRWITDSRQVGEQATTSQTGESVFFAIQGEHHDGHNFIGELYQKGIRYFVVERSALTPDRRAELIDYADAQFVEVDSSLLLVQTLAAEHRRQFRIPVVGITGSNGKTIVKEWLAQLLADDFVIAKSPKSYNSQLGVPLSVHQLNASHTLGIFEAGISRPHEMQALEAIIRPTIGIFTNIGTAHDEGFRTRKQKIAEKLRLFIHAETLIYCADYADIDEEVNLLLKAVNTDMRFVTWSMTGREAVCQATLEQDRLTLSGPFGTVLLTIPFTDPASVENLMHCIVAMLTLRVLDADALQSRLNRLRPVSMRLELKEGINNCVLIDDSYNNDVAGLQLALSFLNQQSTRGRRVVILSDVLQSGQPESELYEQVANLIRANRVEQFIGIGPVLTQNRRFFADGSIFFPTTDAFLTEFSVRELRDSDILVKGARPFSFERIVNRLQRKVHGTLLEINLDALTHNLNYYREKVGANTKIMVMVKAFAYGSGSAEVAQLLQFHRVDYLAVAYADEGVSLRQHGIDLPIMVMNPAPETFATLLEYSLEPEIYSIRLLKEWSNFVAKHTEAETVALSSRSAQRKPCPIHLKIDTGMHRLGFLEDELPVVIDYLKSYPNLRVETVFSHLVGADEAQFNSFSQQQFKTFLRATAALEAGLGYRPTRHLLNSAGIVRFPEYRLDMVRLGIGLYGVESSQLDKEAVRPVGTLHTVISQIKAVPAGESVGYSRRGVLDHDARIATLAIGYADGFDRRLGNGVGHVWINGVRCPTVGNVCMDMTMVDVTQAPAAEGDDVIVFGDELRITELARQIGTIPYELLTGVSERVKRVFFKEGN; this comes from the coding sequence ATGACAACGCAGGAACTTCAGTTAGATAAATTTCGGTGGATTACCGATTCGCGGCAGGTGGGCGAACAGGCCACGACGAGTCAGACGGGAGAGTCGGTTTTCTTTGCCATTCAGGGCGAACACCACGATGGACATAATTTTATTGGCGAGCTGTACCAGAAAGGCATTCGCTATTTTGTCGTCGAGCGGTCGGCGCTCACGCCCGACCGCCGGGCGGAACTAATCGATTATGCCGACGCCCAATTTGTGGAGGTTGACAGTAGTTTGCTGCTGGTACAGACCTTAGCCGCCGAACACCGACGCCAGTTCCGCATACCGGTTGTTGGTATCACGGGTAGTAACGGCAAAACCATTGTAAAAGAGTGGCTGGCGCAACTGCTGGCCGATGATTTTGTGATTGCCAAAAGTCCCAAAAGTTATAATTCGCAGTTGGGCGTACCCTTGTCGGTGCATCAACTCAACGCAAGCCATACGCTGGGTATCTTCGAAGCGGGCATTTCCAGGCCGCACGAGATGCAGGCGCTGGAAGCAATCATTCGCCCGACAATCGGCATTTTTACAAACATCGGTACCGCACATGACGAAGGATTCCGGACGCGCAAACAGAAAATTGCCGAAAAGCTGCGGTTGTTTATCCATGCCGAAACGCTTATTTACTGCGCCGATTACGCCGACATTGACGAAGAAGTAAACCTACTTCTGAAAGCGGTAAACACCGACATGCGGTTTGTAACATGGTCCATGACGGGGAGGGAGGCTGTTTGTCAGGCGACGTTGGAACAGGATCGACTGACGCTCAGCGGGCCATTTGGTACGGTTCTGCTTACGATTCCGTTTACCGACCCGGCTTCGGTTGAAAACTTAATGCATTGCATCGTCGCGATGCTTACGTTGCGCGTTCTGGATGCTGACGCCCTGCAAAGCCGCCTGAATCGGCTACGACCCGTTTCGATGCGCCTGGAGTTGAAAGAAGGAATCAACAACTGCGTACTGATCGACGATTCGTACAACAACGATGTAGCGGGTTTGCAATTAGCGCTTAGCTTTCTCAATCAGCAGAGTACACGCGGACGACGTGTTGTTATTCTGTCCGATGTGTTACAGTCGGGGCAGCCGGAATCGGAGCTATATGAGCAAGTGGCGAATCTGATTCGGGCGAATCGCGTTGAGCAATTTATCGGAATCGGACCCGTACTTACCCAGAATCGTCGTTTTTTTGCCGACGGTAGCATTTTCTTTCCAACGACCGACGCATTTTTAACCGAGTTTTCGGTCCGTGAACTGCGGGATAGTGATATTCTGGTAAAAGGGGCCCGGCCGTTCTCTTTTGAGCGAATCGTCAACCGGTTGCAACGAAAAGTACACGGTACGTTGCTCGAAATTAACCTGGATGCGCTTACCCATAACCTGAACTACTACCGGGAAAAAGTCGGTGCCAATACCAAAATCATGGTGATGGTGAAGGCATTTGCGTACGGCAGTGGCAGCGCGGAAGTCGCTCAGTTATTGCAGTTCCACCGAGTCGATTATCTGGCCGTAGCGTACGCTGATGAAGGGGTTTCGCTCCGTCAGCACGGCATTGATTTACCGATCATGGTCATGAATCCCGCACCAGAAACCTTTGCGACGCTGCTTGAATACAGTCTTGAGCCGGAAATTTACAGCATACGCTTGCTGAAGGAATGGAGCAATTTTGTGGCTAAGCACACGGAGGCAGAGACAGTAGCTCTCTCATCGCGGTCGGCGCAGCGCAAACCGTGTCCGATACACCTGAAAATTGATACGGGGATGCACCGGCTGGGCTTTCTTGAAGACGAGCTACCCGTGGTAATCGATTACCTGAAAAGCTACCCAAACTTGCGCGTAGAGACGGTATTCAGTCATTTGGTAGGGGCGGATGAAGCGCAATTCAATTCATTTTCGCAGCAGCAGTTTAAAACGTTTCTGCGGGCTACGGCGGCACTCGAAGCGGGCTTAGGCTACCGGCCAACGCGTCATCTGCTCAATTCGGCGGGTATCGTACGATTTCCGGAATACCGACTGGACATGGTGCGGCTGGGCATTGGTTTGTACGGTGTTGAGTCCAGCCAGCTCGACAAAGAGGCCGTTCGTCCGGTAGGGACGTTGCACACGGTCATTAGCCAGATCAAGGCTGTGCCAGCGGGCGAATCAGTGGGGTATAGCCGCCGGGGCGTGCTGGACCACGATGCCCGGATTGCTACCCTCGCTATTGGCTACGCTGACGGTTTTGACCGCCGGTTAGGGAATGGAGTAGGGCACGTGTGGATCAACGGTGTTCGGTGCCCAACAGTGGGTAACGTTTGTATGGATATGACCATGGTTGACGTTACCCAGGCGCCTGCCGCCGAGGGTGATGATGTGATTGTCTTTGGCGATGAACTACGGATTACCGAACTGGCCCGGCAAATTGGTACGATCCCGTATGAGCTACTGACGGGGGTCAGCGAACGCGTGAAGCGGGTGTTTTTTAAAGAAGGAAACTAA
- the corA gene encoding magnesium/cobalt transporter CorA produces the protein MSKHRRYRSAEKTLGTSPGTLTYVGADIDHATKIKRIEYNATEYHVDEIVKLSACRLPNEATSFVNWLDVDGIHEQKVVSVIGQQYQLHPLLLEDVMNTEQKPKIDLYDDTVVFVTLKMLHHSRQRQAIEAEHVSLVLGKNYLISFQEERTKDIFETVIERIKASSGKTRRNGADYLLYALMDVIVDHYLLITERIGEKMDELEEQIIREQANQQTLSILYTLKRELAFIRRTIYPLRDMIGVLLREESTLIDRSTLPYLHDLSDHINQIIESLDSYRELISGLMDVYYSIVSNRMNSVMKTLTIVSAIFIPLTFIAGIYGMNFDNMPELRTKTGYFWVLFSMVVIAVGEVIYFKRRGWM, from the coding sequence ATGTCGAAACACCGACGCTATCGTTCCGCTGAGAAAACACTCGGTACATCACCCGGTACACTTACCTATGTAGGGGCCGATATTGATCACGCAACAAAGATCAAACGCATTGAATACAACGCGACTGAATACCATGTTGATGAAATCGTCAAACTAAGCGCGTGTCGATTACCAAACGAGGCAACGTCTTTCGTGAACTGGCTTGACGTGGATGGTATTCACGAGCAAAAGGTCGTTTCGGTAATTGGCCAGCAATACCAGTTGCACCCGCTGCTGCTGGAAGATGTGATGAACACCGAACAGAAGCCGAAGATTGACCTCTACGACGATACGGTGGTGTTTGTAACGCTGAAAATGCTGCACCATAGCCGTCAGCGGCAGGCCATTGAGGCCGAACACGTTAGTCTGGTGCTGGGAAAAAATTACCTGATATCGTTCCAGGAAGAACGGACGAAGGATATTTTTGAGACCGTTATCGAACGCATTAAAGCTTCATCGGGTAAAACCCGGCGCAATGGTGCTGACTACCTGCTGTATGCGCTTATGGACGTGATTGTCGATCATTATCTGCTTATTACGGAGCGTATCGGCGAAAAAATGGATGAACTGGAAGAGCAAATTATTCGCGAACAGGCCAACCAGCAAACACTGTCCATCCTGTACACACTCAAGCGCGAACTGGCCTTTATCCGGCGGACGATTTACCCACTACGTGATATGATCGGTGTGTTACTGCGGGAAGAATCGACTTTAATAGACCGCAGTACGCTTCCTTACCTGCACGACCTTTCAGACCACATCAACCAAATCATTGAATCGCTGGATTCGTACCGCGAGCTTATTTCGGGCTTGATGGATGTGTATTATTCGATTGTCAGTAACCGCATGAACTCCGTCATGAAAACGCTGACGATTGTATCCGCCATCTTTATTCCCCTGACCTTCATTGCGGGTATTTACGGGATGAACTTTGACAATATGCCCGAACTACGAACAAAAACCGGTTACTTTTGGGTGCTTTTTAGCATGGTTGTGATTGCCGTTGGAGAAGTTATTTATTTCAAACGACGGGGCTGGATGTAA
- a CDS encoding glycosyl hydrolase, translated as MKKYVLIGLLTAFCWRMLLGQPQPERSIGNQQAKPWTYWWWMGNAVNENDITQQLEQFARAGLGGVHIIPIYGVKGYEKQFIPFLNDRWLAVFAHTVREGKRLGLGVDLTMGTGWPFGGPGVSTAMAAKKWKLENGKLLTELTRQQVKRPAPGGEGLVLDYFSQSAIEQYVKRFDSTLARLPEQPRAVYNDSYEVFGANWTDNFLAEFKNRRGYDLTTQLTAFLDITRTETSILVQQDYHQTLADLLRDGFTKTWTSWAHGHQYRVRNQAHGSPGNLIDLYAVVDIPETESFGSSRFPIPGLRVDEQYEVDRFGTPNSLAMKFASSAANLTGKPLVSSETGTWLANHFQVSLSQIKPQVDQLFTAGVNHIFYHGIPYSPPAEAWPGWVFYASTNYGPASHFWPHLPLLNQYIERCQARLQRSKPDNDVLVYFPIHDLWATPAKSAGGIHQLEVHHVERWLLPQPFGQLCEQLLDRGYSFDYVSDDLLNKLTVTKEGIRSPGGATYQVIVLPQTTYLPEQSLRQLERLARQGARIIVDGQLPAKAPGFYKHAARSAEIRQLAKTLGQLKSVTVSANLLETLRQSNVRAETWAAEGLSFIRKRQRDTTHYFIANLGNRFRQNWVALSAQGQATRYDPLTNRTEPVLTRQGPNGQREIFLSLEPGQAYFVDVSSAKATLPRSASTTKRADLSSQKFIDLLSPWQVQFLRGRPALTASVTVPRLGSWTTFADSADYFSGTVRYSTRFDRPAGEPDVSSYQLDLGDVREVAEVRLNGQSLGTAWCIPFRLSVPASQLKPTGNQLEIDVTNLSANYMRLYDRQQPGWKKFYDINMVDIRYQPFDAGRWKPTPSGLLGPVTLTPVH; from the coding sequence ATGAAAAAATACGTACTAATAGGCTTGCTTACCGCTTTTTGTTGGCGAATGCTGCTTGGTCAGCCGCAGCCTGAGCGATCTATCGGAAATCAGCAGGCAAAGCCTTGGACATATTGGTGGTGGATGGGTAATGCCGTCAATGAAAACGATATTACGCAGCAGCTAGAGCAGTTCGCCAGGGCTGGGTTAGGCGGTGTGCACATCATCCCGATTTATGGCGTCAAGGGGTACGAGAAACAGTTTATCCCTTTTTTGAATGATCGCTGGCTGGCAGTGTTCGCCCATACCGTCCGGGAAGGAAAGCGGTTAGGGCTCGGCGTCGATCTGACAATGGGTACCGGTTGGCCATTCGGTGGGCCGGGTGTTTCAACGGCTATGGCGGCCAAAAAGTGGAAGCTTGAAAACGGTAAGCTACTAACCGAGTTGACCAGACAGCAGGTCAAGCGACCGGCACCCGGCGGAGAGGGGTTAGTGCTCGATTATTTCAGCCAATCGGCAATTGAGCAGTACGTCAAACGCTTCGACTCAACACTAGCCCGCTTGCCTGAGCAACCTCGCGCGGTTTATAATGATTCCTACGAAGTGTTCGGTGCCAACTGGACAGATAACTTTCTTGCCGAGTTTAAAAACCGACGGGGCTATGATCTCACTACGCAGCTAACCGCTTTTCTGGACATAACACGAACCGAAACCAGTATCCTGGTTCAGCAGGATTATCACCAGACACTAGCCGATCTGTTGCGTGATGGGTTCACGAAAACCTGGACCAGCTGGGCGCACGGCCATCAGTATCGGGTTCGAAACCAGGCGCATGGTTCACCAGGAAATCTAATCGATCTGTATGCTGTGGTCGATATTCCAGAAACGGAATCGTTTGGGTCCAGCCGGTTTCCCATTCCGGGTTTACGGGTGGACGAACAATACGAAGTTGACCGGTTCGGAACACCGAATTCATTGGCTATGAAGTTTGCGTCGTCGGCAGCCAATCTGACTGGTAAGCCATTAGTTAGTTCAGAAACGGGTACGTGGCTGGCAAATCATTTTCAGGTGTCGCTGTCCCAGATCAAACCGCAGGTCGATCAATTGTTTACTGCGGGCGTCAACCATATCTTTTATCACGGCATTCCGTATTCACCACCCGCCGAAGCGTGGCCGGGCTGGGTATTTTATGCTTCAACCAATTACGGCCCTGCGTCACATTTCTGGCCGCATCTGCCATTGCTGAATCAATACATCGAACGGTGTCAAGCGCGGTTACAGCGTAGTAAGCCCGACAACGATGTGCTGGTTTATTTTCCCATCCACGATCTGTGGGCGACACCGGCTAAATCGGCGGGAGGCATTCATCAGCTCGAAGTGCACCATGTAGAGCGGTGGTTATTGCCGCAACCCTTCGGCCAGTTGTGTGAGCAGTTGCTTGATCGGGGCTACTCATTCGATTACGTTTCGGATGATTTGCTGAATAAATTAACTGTCACGAAGGAAGGAATTCGTAGCCCGGGTGGTGCCACGTATCAGGTGATTGTTCTGCCACAAACGACGTATTTACCGGAACAGTCACTCCGACAGTTGGAACGACTGGCTCGGCAGGGTGCCCGCATCATTGTAGATGGCCAATTACCGGCAAAGGCACCCGGCTTTTATAAACACGCAGCCCGCTCCGCCGAAATAAGGCAACTCGCGAAAACGCTGGGACAACTAAAATCCGTGACGGTTAGCGCCAATCTCCTCGAAACGCTCCGCCAGTCGAACGTTCGTGCCGAAACCTGGGCAGCGGAAGGACTGTCGTTTATCCGCAAGCGACAGCGCGATACTACTCATTATTTTATTGCTAACCTGGGTAATCGCTTTCGCCAGAATTGGGTTGCGCTGTCGGCACAGGGACAGGCGACTCGCTACGATCCGTTGACAAACCGGACCGAACCGGTATTGACTCGCCAAGGACCGAATGGGCAGCGTGAGATTTTCCTGTCACTGGAACCGGGGCAGGCTTATTTTGTCGATGTGAGTTCAGCCAAGGCTACGCTACCACGGTCTGCCAGCACGACCAAACGGGCTGATCTATCATCCCAAAAATTTATCGATTTACTGAGTCCCTGGCAGGTGCAGTTTCTGCGCGGTCGTCCGGCCTTGACGGCGTCGGTAACGGTGCCTAGGCTTGGTTCCTGGACAACCTTTGCCGATTCTGCGGACTATTTTTCTGGAACGGTCCGCTACAGTACCCGCTTTGATCGGCCAGCCGGTGAACCGGACGTATCTTCTTATCAGCTCGATCTGGGTGATGTGCGCGAAGTCGCCGAGGTTCGACTCAACGGACAATCGCTCGGAACGGCCTGGTGTATACCATTTCGGTTATCGGTTCCTGCCAGCCAACTGAAGCCAACGGGAAACCAATTAGAGATTGACGTGACAAACCTGTCCGCAAACTATATGCGACTGTACGACCGCCAGCAGCCGGGTTGGAAAAAGTTTTACGATATCAACATGGTGGATATTCGCTATCAGCCTTTTGATGCGGGTCGTTGGAAACCAACGCCATCGGGATTACTCGGTCCAGTGACGCTGACTCCGGTGCATTAA
- a CDS encoding carbohydrate-binding protein has translation MQKPLLHTILWTTVISSLCFVEGNSTSLNNHLSLQPAPRAAVTFPGHVEAENYVMMRGIQTETTADTDGSQNVSQIDDGDWMDYDVNVPTTAVYTLKFRIANGYGDGSRFEVRTATGTVLASVDVPRTGGIQNWQTVGAIARLTAGSQRLRIYAVKGNWNLNWFEAADSRPFPGKFEAESYDVASDVRPEQTADTGGGLNVGYIDDGDWMDYNVNVASAGLHTFRFRVANSYGAGRIEIRSESGEVLGGADISRTYDWQNWTTVSTTATLSAGSQVLRLYALRGAFNFNWFEATQGGIVRPAAVISFGTLPDKTVGDAEFALAASSTNTETPITFSSSNPSVVSVSNATGSWKASLVSDGTATITASQAASSSFLAASDVAQTQVVKAAPVVSIGQKIPIDGKRWYQLNNVSNGLDGLFDGVTDVNVETGWGKVLANYDAYYPLEEGESMTLMGIRFYDFMGTCVDNPMTLSIITDQWQRIPIATFTGEQYAAWVGPYPNRSATGNAQFKLDQPISNARYLVINTWGVFPTEIELYGSYTPSSQTKTPTPAKTVKLKDMFGVNAYEWNFEDGNTPWQINEDKMKIVKSFSSIRHYMDWNKLESSEGNYSYNPTLSGGWNYDAIYERCKAEGIEVLACLKTIPDWMVNTYPSDQRDAENTPLRYGKDFSDPKSYIEQAKAGFQYMARYGSNPNVNPALISVNSTPRWTGDTPNSVKIGLGLIKYIECDNERDKWWKGRKAYQTAREYAANLSAFYDGHKNTMGPGVGVKNADPSVKVVIGGLASASSGSDYIKGMIDWCKQYRGYKADGTVNLCWDVVNYHMYSDNTSSSQSGNSTRGAAPEVTPINRIAEDFRKTTHLQSYDMPLWVTEAGFDVNQGSPLRAIPIGSKSALETQGDWILRTALFYARQGIEKVFFYQLYDDNATGGMFGTSGLANGDNMSRRPAADYLLQTGKLFGEYSYRQTLSQNPFVDRYEFNGKSAYALVVPDEVGRTASYTLDLGSATQARIYRPKVGSNDMSMEVVNTSQGKVQLTVTETPMFVVPGNTAPNARVAANVLAEEKSLDEAVQVFPNPTADFITIQAQRSSESPIKVNVFDASTGRIHRHVKIPKVSDQFSSKIDLSQLPTGMYILEIKQDAERVVRKVVKAN, from the coding sequence ATGCAGAAACCTTTATTGCACACAATTCTTTGGACGACCGTAATTAGTAGCTTATGCTTTGTCGAAGGCAATAGCACCTCCCTGAACAATCACCTTAGTTTACAACCGGCTCCCCGAGCGGCAGTCACGTTTCCAGGACACGTAGAGGCTGAAAACTATGTGATGATGCGGGGCATACAAACGGAAACAACGGCGGATACCGATGGTAGCCAGAACGTCAGTCAGATTGACGATGGCGACTGGATGGATTACGATGTTAACGTACCCACCACGGCGGTTTATACGCTGAAGTTCCGGATTGCCAACGGCTACGGAGATGGTTCTAGGTTTGAGGTGCGTACCGCTACTGGTACAGTCCTGGCGAGCGTTGATGTTCCCCGCACGGGTGGTATTCAAAACTGGCAGACAGTTGGTGCTATCGCTCGACTGACAGCCGGTAGTCAGCGATTACGAATTTACGCGGTAAAGGGCAACTGGAACCTGAACTGGTTTGAAGCGGCCGACAGTCGTCCCTTCCCCGGCAAATTTGAGGCTGAATCCTACGACGTAGCCTCTGATGTCCGGCCCGAACAAACAGCCGATACCGGCGGTGGATTAAACGTAGGCTACATCGACGATGGCGACTGGATGGACTATAATGTCAATGTGGCTTCGGCAGGCTTGCACACCTTTCGGTTTCGGGTAGCCAACAGCTACGGCGCTGGCCGAATCGAGATCCGATCCGAATCGGGTGAGGTGCTGGGCGGAGCAGATATTTCCCGCACGTATGACTGGCAGAACTGGACCACTGTATCAACGACCGCTACCCTGTCGGCGGGCAGTCAGGTACTGCGTTTGTACGCCCTGCGTGGCGCGTTCAACTTTAACTGGTTCGAGGCAACCCAGGGTGGCATCGTACGCCCTGCTGCGGTTATTTCCTTCGGCACTCTACCGGACAAAACCGTAGGCGATGCGGAGTTTGCCCTGGCCGCGAGCAGTACGAACACCGAAACCCCAATCACGTTTTCTTCCTCAAACCCATCAGTCGTATCCGTTTCAAACGCCACGGGTTCCTGGAAAGCATCGCTTGTATCTGACGGAACCGCAACTATAACGGCTTCGCAGGCAGCATCCAGCTCATTTCTGGCCGCTTCGGATGTGGCTCAGACGCAGGTTGTCAAAGCGGCTCCGGTTGTCTCGATCGGCCAAAAGATTCCGATTGACGGTAAACGCTGGTATCAGCTCAACAATGTCAGCAATGGCCTGGACGGTTTGTTCGACGGCGTTACCGACGTCAATGTCGAAACGGGTTGGGGCAAAGTGCTGGCGAATTACGACGCTTATTATCCACTCGAAGAGGGAGAGTCGATGACGCTGATGGGCATCCGCTTTTACGACTTTATGGGAACGTGCGTTGATAATCCCATGACGTTATCGATCATTACCGACCAATGGCAACGCATTCCCATCGCTACGTTTACCGGCGAACAATACGCAGCCTGGGTAGGTCCTTATCCAAACCGGTCCGCAACAGGCAACGCGCAGTTTAAGCTTGATCAGCCGATCAGTAATGCCCGCTATCTGGTCATCAACACCTGGGGCGTATTCCCGACAGAAATTGAGCTGTACGGTTCATACACCCCGTCGTCCCAGACGAAAACACCTACGCCAGCCAAGACCGTTAAGCTAAAGGATATGTTTGGGGTAAATGCCTACGAATGGAATTTCGAGGACGGCAACACCCCCTGGCAGATCAACGAAGACAAGATGAAGATCGTAAAGAGCTTCTCCAGTATTCGTCACTACATGGACTGGAATAAGCTGGAATCCAGCGAAGGCAACTATTCCTACAATCCAACGTTGAGCGGTGGCTGGAATTACGACGCTATTTACGAACGTTGCAAAGCCGAAGGGATCGAGGTTCTGGCCTGCCTGAAAACAATCCCCGACTGGATGGTCAACACGTACCCGAGTGACCAGCGTGATGCGGAAAATACCCCCCTCCGCTACGGAAAAGATTTTTCAGACCCGAAATCGTACATAGAGCAGGCCAAGGCTGGCTTCCAGTACATGGCCCGCTACGGCAGCAACCCGAACGTAAATCCGGCTTTAATAAGCGTCAACTCAACCCCGCGCTGGACGGGCGATACACCAAACTCGGTAAAGATTGGCCTTGGGCTAATCAAATACATCGAATGCGATAACGAGCGGGACAAGTGGTGGAAAGGCCGAAAAGCTTATCAGACAGCCCGCGAATATGCGGCCAACCTCTCGGCTTTTTACGACGGCCACAAAAACACGATGGGCCCCGGCGTCGGCGTGAAAAATGCGGACCCCAGCGTCAAAGTAGTTATCGGTGGATTGGCATCCGCTTCGAGTGGTTCCGATTACATCAAGGGCATGATCGACTGGTGTAAACAGTATCGGGGCTACAAAGCCGACGGTACGGTCAATCTATGCTGGGATGTCGTTAACTACCACATGTATTCGGATAATACATCGTCGTCGCAGAGCGGTAACTCCACGCGGGGTGCTGCTCCGGAAGTAACGCCCATCAACCGGATCGCTGAAGATTTCCGCAAAACGACCCATTTGCAGTCGTACGATATGCCCCTGTGGGTTACCGAAGCGGGCTTCGATGTGAATCAGGGCAGCCCCTTGCGAGCCATCCCAATCGGCAGCAAGTCGGCCCTGGAAACGCAGGGTGACTGGATTCTGCGCACCGCTTTGTTCTACGCGCGGCAGGGCATCGAGAAAGTTTTCTTCTACCAGCTCTACGATGATAACGCAACGGGCGGTATGTTCGGAACCTCTGGTTTGGCGAATGGCGACAACATGAGCCGTCGTCCGGCAGCTGACTATTTATTGCAGACGGGTAAGCTCTTTGGTGAGTATTCGTACCGGCAAACACTAAGTCAGAACCCGTTCGTAGACCGGTATGAATTTAACGGCAAATCGGCTTATGCGCTGGTAGTACCCGACGAAGTAGGCCGCACGGCTTCGTACACCCTGGATTTAGGATCGGCAACGCAGGCACGAATTTACCGTCCTAAAGTAGGTAGCAACGACATGAGTATGGAAGTTGTCAATACGAGCCAGGGCAAGGTACAGCTTACCGTAACCGAAACTCCGATGTTTGTCGTACCGGGGAATACAGCACCCAATGCCCGCGTAGCGGCTAACGTGCTTGCCGAAGAGAAAAGCCTGGATGAAGCGGTTCAGGTGTTTCCAAATCCGACAGCCGATTTCATTACCATTCAGGCCCAGCGGTCGAGCGAGTCGCCTATCAAAGTCAACGTGTTTGACGCGAGTACAGGACGGATTCATCGACACGTAAAGATCCCCAAGGTTAGCGATCAGTTCTCATCAAAAATTGATCTGTCTCAACTCCCAACGGGCATGTACATCCTGGAAATCAAGCAGGATGCGGAGCGGGTAGTGCGGAAAGTGGTAAAGGCTAACTAG
- a CDS encoding glycosyltransferase family 2 protein — MRQNYHFPAVTLLITHYNRSHSLENLLVSFRNLNCQFGAVVVSDDGSATVHLDTLNDLQRVFSFDLVTTPVNKGLGNNINKGQDAVHTPYTLYVQEDFEPTAAFPDRLVEALGIIKERPDFDVIRFYSYIRYPYLKPFNNEYSEMVFPAWATDYNKVYFYSDHPHLRHSSFFARFGRYVEGVRPDRTEYQMCISFIRHKGKGLFYNDYKQLFQQKNTEEEPSTYSPGALGLSKSKLVVSLRYLYRQIKFNYDIYVKRMA; from the coding sequence ATGCGCCAGAACTACCATTTTCCAGCCGTTACGCTATTGATAACACATTACAATCGAAGCCACTCGCTGGAGAATCTGCTGGTGAGTTTTCGGAACCTGAATTGCCAGTTTGGCGCTGTTGTCGTGTCGGATGATGGCAGTGCAACCGTTCACCTGGATACGCTAAACGACTTACAGCGAGTTTTTTCATTTGATTTGGTTACCACGCCGGTCAACAAAGGGCTTGGTAATAACATCAACAAGGGCCAGGACGCCGTTCACACGCCATATACCTTGTACGTTCAAGAGGATTTTGAACCAACCGCTGCGTTTCCAGATCGGTTGGTAGAAGCCCTGGGCATCATAAAGGAGCGTCCTGATTTCGATGTTATCCGGTTCTATTCGTACATACGCTATCCGTACCTAAAGCCTTTCAATAACGAGTATTCGGAAATGGTTTTTCCCGCCTGGGCCACGGATTACAACAAAGTTTACTTTTACAGCGACCATCCGCATTTACGGCATAGCTCGTTCTTCGCGCGATTTGGTCGCTATGTGGAAGGTGTCCGGCCCGATAGAACGGAGTACCAGATGTGTATTTCCTTTATCCGCCACAAAGGAAAAGGGTTGTTTTATAACGACTACAAGCAGTTGTTTCAGCAAAAAAATACCGAGGAAGAACCAAGCACGTACAGCCCCGGCGCGTTAGGTCTTAGCAAAAGCAAGTTGGTTGTGTCCCTGCGGTACCTGTATAGACAAATCAAATTCAACTACGATATTTACGTGAAACGGATGGCTTAG